From the Fulvia fulva chromosome 2, complete sequence genome, one window contains:
- a CDS encoding General amino acid permease AGP3: protein MAQGGQAPRFLGWTNRRGVPVFALVLTNAFGALAMMNVSTGAAKAYTYIVNLSGVSTFLVWGSISFIHIRFRTAWHKQGRSSDDLPYKSLLYPWNAYFGLGANMFLALVQGWTTLSPFTAGTFVDAYILLPLFPIIWFVFKLINKTHFWRSWEIDLDSGQRVDLDKKKSDFDDRSGRRLNWWQRVLKSF from the coding sequence ATGGCACAAGGCGGGCAAGCGCCACGCTTCCTTGGCTGGACGAACAGAAGAGGCGTCCCTGTCTTTGCGCTTGTCTTGACGAACGCATTCGGCGCCCTCGCTATGATGAACGTTAGCACCGGCGCTGCGAAAGCTTACACCTACATCGTGAACCTGAGTGGTGTTTCGACGTTTCTCGTATGGGGTTCTATCTCGTTCATCCACATACGGTTCAGGACGGCGTGGCACAAGCAAGGGCGATCATCTGACGACCTGCCATACAAATCGCTACTCTATCCTTGGAACGCCTACTTTGGCTTGGGTGCCAACATGTTTCTGGCGCTTGTACAGGGTTGGACGACCTTGTCGCCATTCACAGCTGGAACTTTTGTGGATGCATACATTCTGTTGCCGTTGTTCCCTATTATCTGGTTCGTATTCAAGTTGATCAACAAGACGCACTTTTGGAGATCATGGGAGATCGACCTGGATTCTGGACAACGCGTGGATCTGGataagaagaagtcggaCTTCGATGATCGCAGTGGGAGACGTCTAAACTGGTGGCAGAGAGTCTTGAAGAGCTTCTGA
- a CDS encoding N-methyltransferase tcpN, translated as MAGSTFKDAYSLPRDKTESIRLEHQHRLIIQNTGFVLHPTIAANLPEGARIAEIATGTGIWMRDVAATAPSSWTFTGFDLSDAQFPPADQRGGHSYQILNILEPLPKVLDSTFDAVHIRYLICALSSKDWITVAQNILKLLKPGGYLQWFESDFPRLKALQSTATQTMESTKTMLHAFMTLQWENDVALIDGVNPELRKNVAKAGFVDVREDVIASDRAAETRKEHTLIGLQAVSAGTLIKMKQQGKWVHDEQWVHDMYKKAVEEMEGGVYVRWDMHVITGRKPSS; from the coding sequence ATGGCAGGATCAACTTTCAAGGACGCATACTCCTTGCCAAGAGATAAAACCGAAAGCATTCGCCTAGAGCACCAACATCGCCTCATCATCCAGAACACTGGCTTTGTCCTTCATCCCACCATCGCAGCAAATCTTCCAGAGGGTGCCCGGATCGCGGAAATCGCTACTGGCACTGGCATATGGATGCGTGATGTTGCCGCCACCGCTCCCTCTAGCTGGACCTTCACTGGCTTCGATCTTTCCGATGCTCAATTCCCACCCGCCGACCAACGAGGTGGACATTCCTACCAAATTCTAAACATTCTGGAACCGCTCCCGAAAGTTCTAGACTCAACCTTCGATGCCGTCCATATCCGCTATCTGATCTGCGCACTCTCTAGCAAGGACTGGATCACGGTTGCTCAGAACATTCTCAAGCTGCTGAAACCCGGTGGATATCTTCAATGGTTTGAGTCCGACTTCCCTCGCCTCAAAGCACTCCAGAGCACCGCAACACAGACGATGGAGTCAACAAAGACGATGCTCCATGCCTTTATGACCTTGCAGTGGGAGAACGATGTCGCTTTGATTGATGGGGTGAATCCGGAGCTGCGGAAGAACGTGGCCAAAGCTGGATTTGTAGATGTGCGGGAGGATGTGATTGCTTCTGATCGCGCGGCGGAGACGAGGAAGGAGCATACGTTGATTGGGTTGCAAGCGGTGAGTGCTGGAACTTTGATCAAAATGAAGCAGCAGGGGAAATGGGTGCATGATGAGCAATGGGTCCATGATATGTATAAGAAGGCTGTTGAGGAGATGGAAGGAGGAGTATATGTTAGGTGGGATATGCATGTGATTACGGGGAGGAAACCTAGTAGCTAA
- a CDS encoding Chromosome transmission fidelity protein 18 encodes MNMTSSYELDDDDNDVPDSDDLNELYAASTAATAFSDDLDAIHAAQRENKRVRPIQRIWQTNDIFRSDPASSPVQMASTMPSSPPLSPSPKKRKLGGTFTATQRPAKAQKVYYGIDIHRLLEDAQAEASVPKAAYQAPTPPAELPAPSTKKSSLLWTEKYRAKKFTDLVGDERTHRAVMHWLKRWDQIVFPGSYRPKPKAKQDEGAFEEKLHRKILMLTGPPGLGKTTLAHVCAKQAGYEVQEINASDERSSTVVKGRIRDMVGTENVKGVDTKTVDGRTRKAGKPVCVVVDEVDGVVGGSGGSGEGGFVKALIDLVTLDQKNSSALGTLSQAPARKKKGDRFRLLRPLILVCNDVYHPSLRPLRQSNLAEIIHVRKAPIQTITTRLQQVLQKEGVPCEGDGVRRLCEATWGVSNRKEERNGNGAGEGDMRGIMVVGEWVAGKLRNTGDGSARLTRKWVEEHVLSDLQHGGGAARALGRGGPKDIVERVFQEGAGFPKSSASVTPQHNADIATVKGVAEGLRRTATERLRELVDTHGESDRIMTDCFSMYPTRNFQDNDLLSKPDSAYDWLHFHDRLSSAVFSSNEWELAPYLSSPILAFHHLFASPTRAQYDLKAGDEDDQTIVHPFAGPSASWAAHEAEKQNAAHIQTLQAALSHPLTRLYCSTADIATELQPYLFRMLCPNINPIVVGGSGKDKSIASVRKASEQTLVKRAVNAMGATGVRFDRVKVSQDEGMSFGPQQWIYRVEPPLDTLCTYETGGKGFGDSGGRTRYAVRQVIEQEWKKEEARLNDESRLARFGVVTSDTAPAKRGGIDELEAPRKRIARDFFGRPIAVPAGGAVVPQKEKKSGLTVWVTYHEGFSNAVRKPITLKELMQGL; translated from the coding sequence ATGAACATGACATCCTCTTATGAACTCGACGACGACGATAATGACGTGCCCGACAGTGATGACTTGAATGAATTGTACGCTGCTTCTACCGCCGCGACTGCCTTCTCCGACGACCTGGACGCTATCCACGCCGCCCAACGCGAGAACAAACGCGTCAGGCCCATTCAGCGAATCTGGCAAACGAACGACATCTTCCGTAGCGACCCAGCCTCGTCTCCCGTCCAGATGGCGAGTACAATGCCCTCTTCCCCCCCGCTGTCCCCATCACCCAAGAAACGCAAGCTTGGAGGCACCTTCACCGCGACGCAGCGACCTGCCAAAGCCCAGAAAGTGTACTACGGCATAGACATTCACCGACTGCTCGAAGATGCCCAGGCAGAAGCGAGCGTACCAAAGGCTGCATACCAAGCGCCCACGCCACCGGCTGAATTACCAGCTCCATCCACCAAGAAGTCATCATTGCTATGGACCGAGAAGTACCGCGCCAAGAAGTTTACCGACCTCGTAGGCGACGAGAGGACACATCGAGCAGTCATGCATTGGCTCAAGCGCTGGGATCAGATCGTCTTTCCTGGCTCTTATCGACCGAAACCAAAGGCCAAGCAGGATGAGGGTGCATTTGAAGAGAAGCTGCATCGCAAGATCCTCATGCTGACAGGCCCACCCGGGTTGGGAAAGACCACGTTAGCCCATGTATGTGCAAAGCAAGCTGGCTACGAAGTGCAAGAGATCAACGCGAGTGATGAGAGGAGCAGCACAGTTGTCAAGGGCCGCATACGAGACATGGTCGGTACAGAGAATGTAAAGGGTGTAGACACGAAGACAGTAGATGGGCGAACACGAAAAGCTGGTAAGCCGGTCTGCGTGGTGGTGGATGAGGTCGATGGAGTGGTTGGTGGCAGTGGCGGAAGCGGTGAAGGAGGTTTTGTGAAAGCGTTGATCGATCTCGTCACGCTTGACCAGAAGAACTCCAGTGCTCTAGGTACACTATCGCAAGCACCAGCCAGGAAGAAGAAGGGTGACCGATTCCGACTACTGCGGCCCCTTATACTCGTCTGCAACGACGTATACCATCCATCATTGCGACCGCTACGACAAAGCAATCTTGCCGAGATCATTCACGTTCGGAAAGCGCCCATACAGACTATCACGACCCGACTGCAGCAAGTCTTGCAAAAGGAGGGCGTACCCTGTGAGGGTGACGGTGTCCGCCGACTCTGTGAGGCGACATGGGGTGTGTCGAATCGCAAAGAGGAGCGCAATGGCAATGGAGCTGGCGAAGGAGATATGCGAGGTATCATGGTCGTCGGAGAGTGGGTTGCTGGAAAGCTGCGCAACACTGGCGATGGTAGCGCTCGATTAACACGTAAGTGGGTGGAAGAGCACGTCCTCAGCGACCTTCAACATGGCGGCGGCGCAGCACGAGCACTGGGCCGAGGAGGACCGAAAGACATTGTAGAGCGGGTCTTTCAAGAGGGCGCCGGGTTCCCAAAGTCTTCAGCAAGCGTGACGCCTCAGCATAATGCCGACATCGCCACGGTCAAGGGCGTTGCAGAAGGACTTCGAAGAACAGCGACCGAGCGCTTGCGAGAGTTGGTGGATACGCATGGCGAGTCTGATCGCATCATGACTGACTGCTTCTCCATGTACCCAACACGCAACTTCCAGGACAATGATCTGCTGTCAAAGCCTGATTCGGCATACGATTGGCTTCACTTCCATGATCGCCTGTCAAGCGCGGTCTTCAGCAGCAACGAGTGGGAGCTGGCGCCATATCTGAGCTCGCCAATTCTAGCGTTCCATCACCTCTTCGCTTCGCCGACAAGAGCACAATACGATCTGAAAGCTGGCGACGAGGACGATCAAACCATCGTACATCCATTCGCCGGACCCAGTGCATCATGGGCTGCGCATGAAGCCGAAAAACAGAACGCCGCGCATATCCAGACTCTGCAGGCTGCACTTTCGCATCCCTTGACTCGCCTCTACTGCTCGACGGCCGACATTGCTACCGAACTTCAGCCTTACCTGTTCCGCATGCTGTGCCCAAATATCAATCCGATCGTTGTTGGTGGCAGTGGTAAGGACAAGAGCATCGCCTCTGTCCGCAAAGCTTCGGAGCAGACACTTGTGAAGCGAGCCGTGAACGCCATGGGCGCCACTGGCGTGCGCTTCGACCGTGTCAAGGTCTCTCAGGACGAGGGCATGTCCTTTGGTCCGCAGCAATGGATATACCGTGTCGAACCACCTCTCGACACGCTTTGTACGTACGAGACAGGCGGCAAAGGCTTCGGCGATAGCGGCGGCAGGACTCGATATGCCGTTCGCCAAGTAATCGAGCAAGAATGGAAGAAAGAAGAAGCGCGACTCAATGATGAAAGTCGACTCGCAAGATTTGGCGTCGTTACCAGTGACACTGCACCTGCGAAGCGTGGCGGGATAGATGAGCTCGAGGCTCCCAGGAAACGCATAGCTCGCGACTTCTTTGGCAGGCCCATAGCGGTTCCTGCTGGAGGCGCTGTCGTGCCACAGAAGGAAAAGAAGTCGGGTTTGACGGTTTGGGTAACGTACCACGAAGGCTTCTCCAATGCTGTGCGAAAGCCTATAACACTGAAGGAACTGATGCAAGGTCTGTAG
- a CDS encoding General amino acid permease AGP3 produces MFGRKQAEATEHGFQSPDHEHDVRIGREDIDPDSGVKRGLKNRHLSMMALAGIIGPGLLVGSGSALQNGGPASLIIGFGVIGIIAFSIMQSLGFAVAVGWNYFIIWAAVLANEYNVISSIFVFWSDRVPIWGYFLIFWFAFMAFQLIGVEAFGEAEFWLALVKLLGLTAYFIFAIIYASGGLIGQDGALVSRYWNDPGPWNGNGFRGVAAVFVFCSTFYAGVECVAVAATETRNPGVAVPQAIRQVFWRIIFIYMRSAFFFGLTCPANADQLVEGGSRSLQSPMTVAIQIAGWQGGVHLINAFIFIT; encoded by the exons ATGTTCGGTCGCAAACAGGCCGAAGCTACCGAGCATGGCTTCCAATCACCTGACCACGAGCACGATGTTCGTATCGGAAGGGAGGATATCGATCCGGACAGTGGCGTCAAGCGAGGGTTGAAGAATCGACATCTTTCCATGATGGCGTTGGCTGGTATCATTGGTCCTGGATTACTGGTCGGATCTGGCTCCGCGCTGCAAAATGGAGGTCCTGCTTCATTGATTATCGGGTTTGGAGTGATTGGCATTATCGCGTTCAGTATCATGCAGTCTTTGG GCTTTGCCGTGGCGGTTGGCTGGAACTACTTTATCATCTGGGCAGCCGTGCTAGCCAACGAGTATAATGTGATATCGTCCATCTTCGTCTTCTGGAGCGACAGGGTGCCTATCTGGGGATACTTCTTGATTTTCTGGTTTGCCTTCATGGCCTTTCAGCTGATAGGTGTCGAAGCATTTGGCGAGGCAGAGTTTTGGTTAGCGCTTGTGAAGTTGCTTGGACTCACCGCGTACTTTATCTTTGCCATCATCTACGCAAGTGGCGGCCTTATTGGACAGGATGGTGCTCTTGTTTCCCGCTACTGGAACGATCCAGGGCCTTGGAACGGTAATGGCTTTCGTGGAGTCGCAGCAGTCTTTGTTTTCTGCTCGACGTTCTACGCTGGTGTCGAATGTGTGGCAGTAGCAGCCACAGAGACCAGGAACCCAGGTGTCGCTGTTCCTCAGGCCATCAGACAGGTCTTCTGGCGGATCATCTTCATCTACATGAGGTCCGCGTTCTTCTTCGGTCTGACTTGCCCTGCCAACGCGGATCAACTTGTCGAAGGCGGCAGTCGTTCTCTCCAGAGTCCTATGACAGTCGCGATACAGATCGCAGGCTGGCAAGGTGGAGTGCATCTG ATCAACGCTTTCATCTTCATCACATGA
- a CDS encoding Mitochondrial phosphate carrier protein — MSGTATAPPTSTGSSKLDSIKQNVEAAAEPKKLSGVALYSRFAFAGAVCCSVTHGGLTPVDVVKTRIQLDPATYNRGLIGGFRQVIKNEGAGALWTGVGPTFAGYFLQGAFKFGGYEFFKQQSINMLGYETASNNRTAVYLGSSALAEFFADIALCPLEATRIRMVSEPGFANGLAQGFGKIASQEGIGGFYSGFGPILFKQVPYTMAKFVVYEKVSEAAYANFFDKNNTSAGIQTVINLGSGLIAGFAAAIVSQPADTMLSKINKTKGLPGEGTTSRLIKIAKELGIRGSYGGIGARLFMVGTLTAGQFAIYGDIKKAIGAVGGVEIAK, encoded by the exons ATGAGCGGCACTGCTACAGCACCACCCACGTCGACGGGCTCGTCGAAGCTCGACAGCATCAAGCAGAACGTCGAGGCTGCTGCTGAGCCCAAGAAGCTGTCTGGCGTCGCCCTATACTCGCGCTTCGCTTTCGCCGGGGCCGTCTGTTGTTCCGTTACCCACGGAGGCCTCACACCAGTCGATGT CGTCAAGACCCGTATCCAGCTCGATCCAGCCACCTACAACCGCGGTCTCATCGGTGGTTTCCGCCAAGTCATCAAGAATGAGGGCGCCGGCGCGCTCTGGACCGGTGTTGGTCCAACCTTCGCTGGTTACTTCCTCCAGGGTGCATTCAAGTTCGGTGGTTACGAGTTTTTCAAGCAGCAGTCGATCAACATGCTCGGCTACGAGACTGCCTCCAACAACCGCACTGCCGTCTACCTTGGTTCCTCGGCCCTCGCCGAGTTCTTCGCCGACATTGCCCTGTGCCCTCTAGAGGCTACCCGTATTCGCATGGTCTCTGAGCCAGGCTTTGCCAATGGACTTGCCCAGGGTTTCGGCAAGATTGCCAGCCAAGAGGGTATTGGTGGTTTCTACTCTGGTTTCGGACCAATCCTGTTCAAGCA GGTTCCATACACCATGGCCAAGTTCGTTGTGTACGAGAAGGTCTCGGAGGCTGCCTACGCAAACTTCTTCGACAAGAACAACACCAGTGCCGGCATTCAAACCGTCATCAACCTTGGTTCCGGTCTTATCGCTGGTTTCGCTGCCGCCATCGTTTCCCAGCCAGCCGACACCATGCTTTCGAAAATCAACAAGACCAAGGGTCTTCCAGGAGAGGGCACCACTAGCCGTCTGATCAAGATCGCCAAGGAGCTTGGTATCCGTGGCTCATACGGCGGTATCGGTGCTCGTCTTTTCATGGTTGGAACTCTCACTGCCGGTCAATTCGCCATCTACGGCGACATCAAGAAGGCTATCGGTGCCGTTGGTGGTGTAGAGATTGCCAAATAG